In the Alkaliphilus oremlandii OhILAs genome, one interval contains:
- a CDS encoding sensor histidine kinase encodes MNESPSPLKKLVNSNLYARYSGILSLSNISLFLIDITGDILLELIPSPEFCRQICIEQQNKVCCEYRDRFDKNYEGRFVCQYGLQNILLPIKVNGEILGYVGGMQVYSQDTEYKKYMIDVQSLKNEKNLELEFIAKSIAALRTVELNKIQIHEQICHHIANNISLDLSESATSVDSNVARLSIEKEILEKKIIDLEAKNMSLVINPHFLFNTLNCIARIAYFEQSHTTEELIYCLSDLLRYNLKQEDQLHTIASEIDNIEKYLYIQKVRFKSRLEYTIDVPEKIRSYRIPNMVLQPIVENALIHGITPKRDGGKINIYAEKLKDTIVISIADNGNGFPKEVLDKIQNAENKSGLGFRSTDGRLKQYYGECYGLDIVKSDYSGSTITITIPTQPSGGVGDECGSNCRG; translated from the coding sequence ATGAATGAATCTCCTAGTCCACTAAAAAAATTAGTAAATTCTAATTTATATGCGCGCTATAGCGGTATTTTATCATTATCCAATATTTCTTTGTTTCTCATAGACATCACGGGTGATATTTTACTTGAACTGATTCCTTCCCCTGAATTTTGTCGTCAGATTTGTATAGAACAGCAAAATAAAGTTTGCTGTGAATATAGGGACCGATTTGACAAAAATTATGAAGGTCGTTTTGTATGCCAATATGGACTTCAAAACATCCTATTGCCCATTAAGGTGAACGGTGAAATCTTAGGCTATGTTGGTGGTATGCAGGTATATTCTCAAGATACAGAATATAAAAAATATATGATTGATGTACAATCTCTAAAAAATGAGAAGAACTTAGAACTAGAGTTTATTGCAAAATCCATTGCTGCTTTAAGGACGGTGGAATTAAACAAAATTCAAATTCATGAACAAATATGTCATCATATTGCCAATAACATTTCTTTGGACTTATCTGAAAGTGCTACTAGTGTTGACTCTAATGTTGCTAGACTATCCATTGAAAAAGAAATTCTGGAGAAAAAAATTATTGATTTAGAAGCCAAAAATATGTCTTTAGTAATCAATCCCCATTTTTTATTTAATACCCTAAACTGTATCGCTCGTATCGCTTACTTTGAACAATCCCATACGACGGAAGAACTTATTTATTGTCTTTCCGACTTGCTTCGATACAATTTAAAGCAAGAGGATCAGCTTCATACCATCGCCTCTGAAATTGATAATATTGAAAAATATTTATATATACAAAAAGTAAGATTTAAAAGTCGTTTAGAATATACCATCGATGTTCCAGAAAAAATTCGTTCTTATAGAATTCCGAATATGGTGCTGCAGCCCATTGTAGAAAATGCTTTGATTCATGGAATTACACCAAAGCGTGACGGGGGTAAAATCAACATTTATGCCGAGAAATTAAAGGATACCATCGTAATTTCTATCGCAGATAATGGCAATGGATTCCCAAAAGAGGTTTTAGATAAAATACAAAATGCGGAAAATAAGTCCGGTTTAGGTTTTAGGAGTACGGATGGACGCTTAAAACAATATTATGGAGAGTGCTATGGATTGGACATTGTAAAGTCGGACTATTCAGGTAGTACGATAACAATTACAATTCCTACACAACCATCGGGAGGTGTTGGCGATGAATGTGGTTCTAATTGTAGAGGATGA
- a CDS encoding response regulator transcription factor — translation MNVVLIVEDEILEQEFLKTMVLGELSPEDKVLTTESGIQAVQLAKQHRPNIIIMDLMIAEVDGLTAIQDIRKFLPNACITILSAYSDFSYAQKAINLKVFEYLLKPVKPSAFKEIFKKMLEIAHEESMISEPIEKTFLPLQEEHQSFIQESVTYIQEHFKEKLTLEMTASRVFMNPKYFSRVFKKEMGISFTEFIIQLRIQYACRLLETTNYPAYRISSECGFSDPSYFNRVFCAQLNMTPQTYRKNSQAQQH, via the coding sequence ATGAATGTGGTTCTAATTGTAGAGGATGAAATATTGGAGCAGGAATTTCTGAAAACTATGGTATTGGGAGAGCTTTCCCCAGAGGATAAGGTTCTTACTACGGAAAGCGGCATTCAGGCTGTCCAATTAGCCAAGCAGCATCGACCGAATATCATTATTATGGATTTAATGATTGCAGAAGTTGATGGCCTCACTGCAATTCAAGATATTAGAAAATTTTTGCCCAATGCTTGTATCACAATATTATCTGCTTACTCGGATTTTTCCTATGCACAAAAGGCTATCAACCTTAAAGTTTTTGAATATCTACTAAAACCAGTAAAACCTTCTGCCTTTAAAGAGATTTTTAAAAAAATGCTGGAAATAGCCCATGAGGAGTCTATGATTTCTGAGCCCATTGAGAAAACTTTTCTGCCACTACAAGAGGAGCATCAATCCTTTATTCAAGAATCTGTAACTTATATTCAAGAACATTTTAAAGAAAAGCTGACTTTAGAGATGACAGCTTCCAGAGTGTTTATGAATCCAAAGTATTTTAGCCGTGTGTTCAAGAAAGAAATGGGAATATCTTTTACAGAATTTATCATTCAGCTCAGAATTCAATATGCATGCAGGCTGCTTGAAACTACAAATTACCCTGCCTATCGAATTTCATCGGAATGTGGTTTTTCAGATCCCTCCTACTTCAACAGGGTTTTCTGCGCTCAGCTGAATATGACGCCTCAAACCTATCGAAAGAATTCACAGGCTCAACAGCATTAA
- a CDS encoding 2-oxoacid:acceptor oxidoreductase family protein, giving the protein MATERVILSGFGGQGVMSAGQLLTYAGMIENKEVSWLPSYGPEMRGGAANCAVVVSDAPVGSPVITNDATAAIVMNLPSLKFAKNVVADGVVIVNSSLVEEKVARDDVKTYYVPANDIALEMGNSRVVNMIMLGAYLEATKAVSVDSVLEAFKKVYGPSKEKLIPLNKEALERGAAAVRG; this is encoded by the coding sequence ATGGCAACAGAAAGAGTAATTTTATCAGGATTCGGTGGTCAAGGTGTTATGTCCGCAGGCCAATTATTAACCTATGCAGGGATGATCGAGAACAAAGAAGTTTCTTGGTTACCTTCTTATGGACCAGAAATGCGTGGAGGAGCTGCAAACTGTGCAGTTGTTGTATCTGATGCGCCAGTTGGATCACCAGTTATTACAAACGATGCAACAGCAGCGATCGTAATGAACTTACCTTCTCTTAAATTCGCAAAGAACGTAGTTGCGGATGGTGTTGTTATTGTAAATAGTTCTTTAGTAGAAGAAAAAGTAGCTAGAGATGATGTAAAGACTTATTATGTACCTGCCAATGATATCGCTCTTGAAATGGGTAACAGCAGAGTAGTAAACATGATCATGCTAGGTGCTTACCTAGAAGCAACAAAAGCTGTTTCTGTAGACTCTGTTCTTGAAGCATTCAAGAAAGTTTACGGACCAAGCAAAGAAAAATTAATCCCATTAAACAAGGAAGCTCTTGAAAGAGGAGCAGCTGCAGTTCGAGGATAA
- a CDS encoding thiamine pyrophosphate-dependent enzyme yields MTVVFKKTEGLTEKQTHYCPGCTHGIIHRLVGEVLEELGVLGKTIGVAPVGCSVLAYDYFNCDMSEAAHGRAPAVATGIKRVLPENVVFTYQGDGDLASIGTAEIVHAAHRGEKFTTIFVNNAIYGMTGGQMSPTTLVGQKATTAPQGRQEELAGKPIRMAEMLATIDGAVFVERVSVHDIPNIRKAKKAIKKAFEVQLEGKGFGIVEVLSTCPTNWGVTAPEAMVWLKENLIPYYPLGNFRTPEEGK; encoded by the coding sequence ATGACTGTAGTATTTAAAAAGACTGAAGGCTTAACAGAAAAACAAACTCACTATTGTCCAGGATGTACTCATGGTATTATTCATAGATTAGTAGGAGAAGTATTAGAAGAGCTAGGTGTATTAGGAAAAACAATTGGGGTAGCTCCAGTAGGTTGTTCTGTACTTGCTTACGATTACTTCAACTGTGATATGAGTGAAGCAGCTCACGGTAGAGCACCAGCTGTTGCAACTGGTATCAAAAGAGTTCTTCCAGAAAACGTTGTATTCACATACCAAGGAGATGGAGACTTAGCATCCATCGGTACAGCTGAAATCGTTCACGCTGCTCATAGAGGAGAAAAGTTCACAACAATTTTCGTAAATAACGCTATTTACGGAATGACTGGTGGACAAATGTCACCAACAACTTTAGTTGGACAAAAGGCAACAACAGCGCCTCAAGGAAGACAAGAAGAATTAGCAGGAAAGCCAATCAGAATGGCTGAAATGTTAGCGACAATCGATGGTGCAGTATTCGTAGAGAGAGTATCTGTACATGACATTCCAAACATCAGAAAAGCTAAAAAAGCGATCAAAAAAGCTTTTGAAGTACAATTAGAAGGTAAAGGTTTCGGTATCGTAGAAGTACTTTCTACATGTCCAACAAACTGGGGTGTAACAGCACCAGAAGCTATGGTATGGTTAAAAGAAAACTTAATTCCTTACTATCCACTAGGAAATTTCCGTACACCAGAGGAGGGGAAATAA
- a CDS encoding 3-methyl-2-oxobutanoate dehydrogenase subunit VorB — MAKVLMKGNEALGAAAIQAGCKYFFGYPITPQSELPEFMSRELPKVGGMFVQAESEVAAINMIYGAAGTGARVLTSSSSVGVALKQEGISYIAGAELPAVIINISRGGPGLGGIQPSQADYFMSTRGGGNGDYRHPVYAPATVQEAVDLTMEAFNVADYYRTPVIVLGDGMIGQMMEPVEFKEPKKRDLPAKDWATTGTEGNRKPNIVNSLFLDPQALEDHNWKLDRKYKEIEENETLYEMYKMEDAEIVMVSYGTTSRIVKNAIEALRAEGIKAGLIRPITLWPYPTKAFSEIPATAKALLSVEMSTGQMIDDVKIANEGRLPVHFYGRTGGMVPTPDAIIAKAKEILGGAK, encoded by the coding sequence ATGGCTAAAGTATTAATGAAGGGAAACGAAGCGTTAGGTGCTGCTGCGATTCAAGCAGGATGTAAATATTTCTTCGGTTACCCAATTACACCACAAAGTGAATTACCTGAATTTATGTCTAGAGAATTACCAAAGGTTGGCGGAATGTTTGTTCAAGCTGAATCAGAAGTTGCTGCAATCAATATGATCTATGGCGCTGCTGGTACAGGAGCAAGAGTATTAACATCTTCCTCTTCTGTAGGGGTTGCTCTAAAGCAAGAAGGAATCAGTTATATTGCTGGAGCTGAATTACCAGCAGTTATTATAAATATTTCAAGAGGTGGCCCAGGACTTGGTGGTATCCAACCTTCTCAAGCAGACTACTTCATGTCTACAAGAGGTGGAGGAAACGGAGACTACAGACACCCAGTATATGCACCTGCTACAGTTCAAGAGGCTGTTGACTTAACAATGGAAGCTTTCAACGTAGCGGACTACTATAGAACACCAGTAATCGTTCTTGGAGACGGTATGATTGGACAAATGATGGAGCCTGTTGAATTTAAAGAGCCTAAGAAAAGAGATCTACCAGCAAAAGATTGGGCAACAACAGGAACAGAAGGAAATAGAAAACCAAATATCGTAAACTCTTTATTCTTAGATCCTCAAGCACTTGAAGATCACAACTGGAAATTAGATAGAAAGTATAAAGAAATCGAAGAAAATGAAACATTATATGAAATGTACAAAATGGAAGATGCAGAGATCGTAATGGTATCTTACGGTACAACTTCAAGAATCGTTAAAAATGCAATCGAAGCATTAAGAGCAGAAGGAATTAAGGCTGGTTTAATCAGACCAATTACTTTATGGCCATATCCAACAAAAGCATTTAGTGAAATTCCAGCGACTGCAAAAGCTTTATTATCTGTAGAAATGAGTACAGGTCAAATGATCGATGACGTAAAAATTGCAAACGAAGGAAGACTTCCAGTACACTTCTACGGAAGAACTGGTGGTATGGTTCCTACACCAGACGCAATCATCGCAAAAGCTAAGGAAATCTTAGGGGGTGCAAAATAA
- a CDS encoding 4Fe-4S dicluster domain-containing protein: MAKVQGRVIFDENRCKGCTLCTTVCPVKIIEMDKTRINAKGYNPATVTKENMEKCIACASCATICPDVVITVEKVD, encoded by the coding sequence ATGGCAAAAGTTCAAGGAAGAGTTATTTTTGATGAGAATCGTTGTAAAGGATGTACACTTTGTACAACTGTTTGTCCAGTTAAAATTATTGAAATGGATAAAACAAGAATCAATGCAAAAGGATATAATCCAGCGACTGTAACTAAAGAGAACATGGAAAAATGTATCGCGTGTGCAAGCTGTGCAACAATTTGTCCTGATGTTGTAATCACTGTAGAAAAAGTAGATTAA
- a CDS encoding nucleotide-binding protein, with product MLKDNRVRIIIGHYGSGKTEFSINYAIELAKQGKKVALADLDVVNPYFRSREKHKLLRSYGIEVESSYVEGSGTDLPSISAAILGPLQNESYDFVMDVGGDSMGARTLGRYQEYLVDGKYDMFCVVNANRPETQTLEGLIHHIRSIETTSRAKVTGLINNTHMLRYTSVEDILRGQELCSLASKELNIPIKYISVIESVAKELPNDLEGEILPIKMIMREDWM from the coding sequence ATGTTGAAAGACAATAGAGTTAGAATTATCATCGGTCACTACGGCAGTGGGAAAACGGAGTTTTCCATAAACTACGCCATAGAGCTAGCAAAACAAGGAAAGAAAGTAGCTTTAGCAGATCTCGATGTGGTCAACCCATACTTCAGAAGTAGAGAAAAACATAAACTGCTGAGAAGCTATGGTATAGAAGTAGAGTCCAGCTATGTGGAAGGCTCTGGTACGGACTTACCTTCCATATCAGCGGCAATCTTAGGACCGTTGCAAAATGAAAGCTATGATTTTGTAATGGATGTCGGTGGGGATTCCATGGGGGCTCGAACCTTAGGAAGATACCAGGAGTATCTCGTGGATGGAAAATATGACATGTTCTGTGTGGTAAATGCCAACAGACCGGAAACACAAACCCTAGAGGGCTTAATCCATCATATTCGATCCATTGAGACAACATCGAGAGCGAAGGTAACCGGTCTGATTAACAATACGCATATGCTGAGATATACAAGCGTAGAGGATATTTTAAGAGGACAGGAGCTTTGCAGTTTAGCATCGAAAGAGCTGAATATTCCAATAAAATATATCAGTGTGATTGAAAGTGTAGCAAAAGAGCTGCCAAATGATTTAGAAGGAGAAATCCTTCCGATTAAAATGATCATGCGAGAAGATTGGATGTAG
- the buk gene encoding butyrate kinase: MSETFRILTINPGSTSTKIAIFDNEKNIFEEVLRHSSEEIGQYATIFAQYEFRKNVILETLNEKGMNLTKLDAVVGRGGLLKPIEGGTYTVDENMLADLKVGVLGQHASNLGGIIAHEIAGQLNIPSFIVDPVVVDELDPIARISGIPQLERMSIFHALNQKAVARRYAKDMGKAYDEVNVIVAHLGGGVSVGAHKQGRVVEVNNALDGDGPFSPERSGGLPAGQLAKMCFSGEYTLEAIKKLITGKGGLVAYLNTNDGREVCKMIEEGNKEAELIYKAMAYQVAKEIGACAAVLKGKVDAIILTGGIAYDKEFTAWIKEDVDFISNVVIYPGEDEMIALAEGGLRVLRGEEEAKKYQ; this comes from the coding sequence ATGAGTGAAACTTTTAGAATATTAACGATTAATCCAGGATCCACATCTACAAAAATTGCTATATTTGATAACGAAAAGAATATATTTGAAGAGGTTTTAAGACACTCTTCCGAAGAAATTGGACAATATGCAACAATTTTTGCTCAATATGAATTTAGAAAAAATGTAATTCTTGAAACATTGAATGAGAAAGGCATGAATCTTACAAAGCTGGATGCAGTTGTAGGTAGAGGCGGTCTATTAAAGCCGATTGAAGGTGGAACTTATACCGTAGATGAAAATATGCTAGCTGATTTAAAAGTCGGCGTTCTTGGACAACATGCTTCAAACTTAGGTGGAATTATCGCACACGAAATTGCAGGTCAATTAAATATTCCATCTTTCATCGTTGACCCAGTGGTTGTAGATGAATTAGATCCGATCGCTAGAATATCTGGTATTCCTCAACTAGAGAGAATGAGTATATTCCATGCATTAAATCAAAAAGCAGTAGCTAGAAGATACGCAAAAGATATGGGTAAGGCTTACGATGAAGTGAACGTAATCGTTGCACACTTAGGTGGCGGTGTTTCTGTAGGTGCTCACAAGCAAGGAAGAGTTGTAGAAGTAAACAATGCATTGGATGGAGATGGACCATTCTCACCAGAAAGATCCGGTGGACTTCCAGCAGGACAATTAGCAAAAATGTGTTTCTCAGGAGAATATACTTTAGAGGCGATTAAGAAATTAATCACAGGTAAAGGTGGTCTTGTGGCTTACTTAAATACCAATGATGGTAGAGAAGTTTGCAAGATGATTGAAGAAGGAAATAAGGAAGCTGAATTAATATATAAAGCGATGGCATACCAAGTTGCAAAAGAAATCGGTGCATGTGCAGCAGTATTAAAAGGTAAAGTAGATGCAATTATTTTAACTGGTGGTATTGCATACGATAAAGAATTTACAGCTTGGATTAAGGAAGATGTGGACTTTATCTCTAATGTAGTAATCTATCCTGGCGAAGATGAAATGATCGCTTTAGCTGAAGGTGGATTAAGAGTACTAAGAGGAGAAGAGGAAGCAAAAAAATACCAATAA
- the ptb gene encoding phosphate butyryltransferase → MIKNFKEVMEIAKQRGPKTISVACAQDFEVLSAVNQAVAEGIVNAILVGDKEKILEIAQNHKIDAGQFEIIDVKDAVEACRKAVELVSSGKAHMVMKGLVDTSVVLKAVLDPEIGLRTGNVLSHVAVFDVKEYDRLFFVTDAAMNLAPDLNTKKQIIENAVQVAHALDIPEPKVAALCAVEKVNPKMKDTVEAAALEEMNKNGELTGCIVGGPFALDNAVSMEAAKHKGINHPVAGQAEILLVPDIEAGNILYKSMVFFAGAKNAGLIVGAKAPVVLTSRADSDEAKLYSIALGVLCAAKLF, encoded by the coding sequence ATCTCTGTAGCCTGTGCCCAAGACTTTGAAGTTTTATCTGCAGTGAACCAAGCTGTGGCAGAAGGTATTGTAAATGCGATTTTAGTTGGTGATAAGGAAAAAATTCTAGAAATTGCCCAAAATCACAAGATTGATGCAGGTCAATTTGAAATTATCGATGTGAAAGATGCAGTAGAAGCTTGTAGAAAAGCAGTAGAACTTGTTTCTTCTGGCAAGGCACATATGGTAATGAAAGGCTTAGTGGATACTTCTGTAGTTTTAAAAGCCGTATTAGACCCTGAAATCGGTCTTAGAACTGGTAATGTACTAAGTCACGTTGCGGTATTTGATGTGAAGGAATACGATCGACTATTCTTCGTAACAGATGCAGCTATGAACTTGGCACCGGATTTAAATACAAAAAAACAAATTATTGAAAATGCCGTTCAAGTAGCTCACGCTCTTGATATTCCAGAGCCTAAGGTAGCAGCTCTTTGTGCAGTTGAAAAAGTAAATCCAAAAATGAAGGATACGGTAGAAGCAGCGGCTTTAGAAGAGATGAATAAAAATGGTGAACTGACAGGCTGTATTGTAGGTGGTCCATTTGCACTGGATAATGCGGTTTCAATGGAAGCTGCAAAACACAAGGGAATTAACCATCCAGTTGCAGGTCAAGCTGAGATTTTATTAGTTCCAGACATAGAAGCTGGTAATATTTTATATAAATCCATGGTATTCTTTGCAGGCGCTAAAAACGCAGGACTGATTGTTGGTGCAAAAGCGCCAGTCGTATTAACGTCTAGAGCAGATAGCGACGAAGCAAAACTGTATTCTATTGCACTTGGTGTATTATGTGCAGCAAAATTATTTTAA